GGTTAGGGTTAGCGATCGCTATATTCTTAATACTGTCAAACAGGTAATGAATGATAAATATAGGGAATTGGGCATTGGGCATTGGGCACTTGTACTCTCGCACTTGTGCCGAGCGAAGTCGAGGTAAGCCGAAGTATTGGGCATGGGGCATTGGGCATTGGTCAGTTGTCAATTGTCAATTGTCAATTGTCAATTGTCTCCCCATCCCCCCTGCTCCCCCGCTCCCCTGCTCAAGAGCCTATTTCCCAGTGCCTAATAGTACATTCTCCTATTGTGATTTTTTACTCAGGGGTATCGGTCTGTGGCTACTAAAGTAGTTGAAATTCTCTCATCAGAAGACCTCCGTCGTACAGTGAATCGCCTTGCCTCTCAGATTGTCGAAAGAACGCGTGATTTATCCCAACTAGTGTTCCTCGGAATTTATACTAGGGGGGTGTTATTAGCCGAACTGTTGGCTCGTCAAATTGAGATGCTCGAAGGTGTCACCGTGGCAGTGGGAGCATTGGACATTACATTCTATCGGGATGATCTCGACCAAATTGGGTTGCGGACTCCAGCCAAAACAGACATTCCTTTTGACCTCACAGGCAAAACGGTTGTGTTGGTGGATGATGTAATTTTCAAAGGACGGACGATCCGCGCTGCTTTAAATGCTGTGACAGAATATGGTAGACCAGAAGTAATTCGTTTAGCTGTGTTGGTAGATAGAGGTCATCGAGAGCTGCCAATTCATCCAGATTTTATTGGTAAGCTGTTACCTACCGCTAAAGAAGAGGTTGTCAAAGTTTACTTACAAGACTGGGATGGACGAGATGCGGTCGAGTTAATTGGTGATTAGTTTCCTGGGGGGATGGGGGAGATGAGGGGATGGGGTAGGGCGAACGCAGCCCATGTATCTTTTTACCTGCGTCATAACCTACATCTCTGGAAATCATCGTTGCTGTTTCTACTGATTGACCCTTCGGCTTCGCTCAGGGTCAACAGTGAGCGAAGCCGAACTGTTGACTATCAACTGCTGCTTCTGATGGACTCAAGTCACGCCCTGCATCTACTCTCACCCATTGATAGAGTTGGTCGTGAACCTTCAACCATGTACCATCTTTGCTGCATCTCCAAAAATAACCATAAACCGTTGACCATACGGGAAAATCCCCGGGCAACCCTCGCCATGTACACCCTTGACACAAAACATAGAGAATTGCATTTACTATCGCAAATAATGCTAATTTTCGGGGACGACCGCCTGGTTTTGCTTCTGGGAAGAGATTCGCAATTAATTCCCATTGTTCCCATGTCAGATTGCTACGGTATGCTTTAGTCATTCGCTCATAAGGTGCTGTTTTCTACAAATTTCAGCATACGCCTTGTGAGCTTTCTTACAATACCCCCCTACTTTTAAAACATCCTCTTAATCTTGGTCGTGATCATCAGTACTTTAGATGCGTTTGCCCTGGGGGGGTGGGGGAACTTAAGAGAATAATTCCTGCCTGCTGCCTGCTGGTTCCTGACAACTGACTCACCTCATAACGGGACTGCCATGATGATGAACTAGATACCACTTGCCACCTAAAAGTTGAAATACATTTGTAGCTATTGATTGTGCTTCTAACCTTCTACCATTGACGACTTGTAACAGGTTTTCTCTTAATACTACATAAGCCAGATTGTCGTTGACTTCTGTAGCAATTATCTCGGTGTTAATTTCTATGTAGGCGGTGCTTTTAAATATCTGCTCCCAAGAAATGCGGATATCCTTCCAACCACGCAGTACATTACGTCCAGGATGAATACAACAACTACCAGTTCCTTGTGACCATACAGCACTCATGGCCTCGATATCTTTTTTTTCAAAAGCTCGATAAAAAGCTGTGTTAGTAGCTAAGACTTCGGATGTCATGGAGAATAGTAATATCATGTCCGTTTAAACACTTATGATAACTGTGGAGGTCGGTAATTGGGAATTGGTAATTGGTAATTGGTAATTGGTTTTGAGTATTACCTATTACCCATTACCCATTACCTATTACCAAGCAAACCGACTAGATCGTAAGTAATTAGCCGAACTTGATATAACTCATAATTTTGCTGATGACTGATAACTGTTAAATAATACGAGTTTACCACCCTTCGCAGGCGCTTCTGTGGTCAACTCGCTCATGAATTACGAATTAGCAAGAATTTCTGTTTGTAACTGTATTAATAGTTTGCAATAACTGATTGGTTGTGTAAGGTTTGGATAAAAAGGCTTTGATGCCTACATCATAAGCAGCATTAACTTTATCGCTGGTAGCTAGTCCACTGACGGCAATAATTTTGACATCAGGGTTAATTTTTCGCAATGTTCTAATGGTGGTGATACCATCCATAGATGGCATCACCATATCTGTCAAAACTAAAGATATTTCATGGCGATGTTCTGCGTACAAGGCTATTGCTTCAATACCGTCACTGGCTGTGATTGCTTTGTAATTATGGTTTTCTAATGATGTTTTAGTAATATCTAGAATCGCGGCTTCATCATCTACAACTAAAATTAATTCTCCGTTGCCTTGAGGTAATTCTTCTTCTGTTTCTTCTACAGTTTCTGTTGTTTCTTGTGCTGGCAAATAAACTTTAAATTGGCTGCCTCTTCCCTCTTCACTGTATACGTTGATGAAACCACCGTGGCCTTTAACAAGACCAAGTACTGTGTAAAGACCAAGCCCAGTACCTTTACCAAGTTCTTTGGTGGTAAAAAATGGCTCAAATATCCTATCTAATATATCTGGACGAATGCCAATTCCAGTATCACTAACATTAATGACAATATAGGGGCCTACTTGAGCGTCAAGATTCATTTTGGCGTAATTTTCATCAATCAAGAGATTTTCGGCTGAGATTTTTAATTTTCCGCCATTGGGCATAGCATCTCTAGCATTGACACAGAGGTTCATTAACACTTGATGTAATTGTGTGACATCACCAAATACTGTGCCCAAATTTGATGAAATTTTGCTAGAAACTTCTATTGATTTGGGAAAGGTTTCTTTGATAATTTGCTGAATTTCTATGATTAAGTGTTTTAGTTGTAAAAGTGTCCGCTCTCCCTCGACACCACGAGTAAATGACAGTACTTGCTTGACTAAATTAGCCCCACGTTTAGTGTTAGTAATTAATATGGGCAGGAGTCGGCGCGATCGCTCATCAGGTATTTGTGTTTCTAAAAGTTGCGCTGTCATCAGAATGGGAGCAAGAATATTATTGAGGTCGTGGGCAATTCCGCTGGCTAATGTACCAATACTTTCTAATCGCTGAGCGCGAAGAAATTGTGTTTCTAGTTGTTTTTTTTGCGTAATATCTGTATTAACTACAAGGATAGATTGTGGTTTTTTACCGAACTCTTGTACTAATGTCCAGCGGCTTTCTACAATGATTTCTTTGCCGGATTTTATTTTTTGATGTAACTCTCCTTGCCACGAGCCATTTTTCATCAAAATTTGCAGTGCTTCTTGCAAGTGTGACAAATTATTGTCATGCCACAGTTCTTGCGTCTTCTTGCCAATTGCTTCCTCTTGTTTACAGCCGTAGAGACGCTCAGCGGCTTTGTTCCAAAATAAAATTTGGTCGTCTAAATCACGCACAAAAATTGCATCGGTGGCAACATCGAGTAAAGCAGCTTGTTCACGGATTTTCTGTTCTGTTTGTTTGCGTTCAATGGCGTAACGAATAGAACGCTCTAGCAGAGGTGCAGTTAATTGACTTTTTTCTAAATAATCTGCGGCTCCAGCTTTCATAGCCTCCAGGTCGATTTCCCTGTCTCCTTGACCAGTTAATAAAATTATGGGGGCAGAACATCCGTCAGCGATCGCCTCACGTAATAGCTCCAATCCGTTGTATACTCCTAAACGGTAGTCTACCAGATATATATCATGGTTGTGCAGGGCGTTCGTCGCAGACGTTGGCGCAGCCATCGCTGCCTTTGCTGCTGCATAATTATCAACCCATGATAATTCGCAGTTAGCTACTTGAAACTCACCAAACCAATGACTAGTTAATACATAATCGTCTTCATCATCATCAACTAGAAGAACTCTGATTCGGTTGTAGTTCATTTCTGCCTCCTACTGCATCTAGCGGCAGTTCCACAATTTCAAACCAATATTTGCCTATAGCTGTCATCATCTCAACTAATGAAGTAAAGGTGACAGGCTTGATGATGAAGGAATTCGCACCTAAATCATATGTATGATAAATATCTTCTTCTGCACCTGATGTTGTCAAGACTACGACGGGAATTCGCCGCAGGTACGGGTCAGTTTTAATATCTTTTAGTACCTCCAAACCCTGTTTTTTAGGCATATGCAAATCTAATAAAATTAAACCCGGACGAGGTGCAATCTTCGTGTCAGTATATTGACCACGATTATACAGATAATCCAGCAATTCTTCGCCATTCCTGACAATATGTAGTTCGATTGGCAATTGACTTTCTGCCAATGCTTCACCAACCAACATACTGTCATCATCATCATCATCAGCCATTAAGATGGTGACGCTTGTTTGCCGATCCTTCACTCTGTATTGTCTCCTTGATACTGGTTGTTCACATGAATTAAGTCTTAAACCATAACAAATTACCTAGCATAGTTGTACAATAAACCTTATTTTGGGGTCTTGTAGTAATCCCTCTCCAGGAAGAAAATTAATTATGAGAATTAACTGCCAATTTGACAATAAATTTTGCCCCTTGTTGTGGTTTACTTTGTGCAGTGATACTGCCATGATGACGTTCAGCAATTTTTCGACAGATAGCTAAACCTATACCTGTGCCTTCGTATTCCTGCCGAGGATGCAAACGCTGAAAAATATTGAAGATGCGAGCAATATATTTTTCCTCAAAACCGATACCATTATCTTCTACAATGATTTCGCACATTTCGGAATTGACAGAAACTTTATCTGATTGATTGTTTAAAAATTGACCAGAAATTTTGACAATAGGCGGTACTTCTTGACGGTGGAATTTTAGAGCATTGCCAATCAGGTTTTGTAACAATTGCCGCATCTGTACAGGATCGGCTTTAATGGTTGGTAAATCACCTAGTTCCACACGTCCTTTGCTTTGCTGGATACGCAATTCTAAATCAGATAATACTTCTTGTACAGTCTCTGCCAAATTTACAGACACAAAAGGCTGTGCCCTAGTGGTGACTCGTGAAAGTGTTAACAAATCTTCAATTAAAGACTGCATCCTCAAGGCTGCATTCTGCATTCGTTCGAGATAATCATGCCCTTGTTCGTTGATGGAGTCGCTACAGGTGGTTTTGAGCCGTTCGCCAAAGGTCTTAATTTTACGTAATGGTTCTTGTAAATCGTGGGAGGCAATAAAGGCAAATTGTTGTAGTTCTTGATTAGAACGGGCGAGTTCTTGCCGCTGACGAGTTTCTTTCTCTAAAATTAAACTTTGAGCTAGAGCAATGCCTATTTGATCTGCCAGTTGTCGTAACAGTTGAATTTCCCAGTTTGTCCACTCGCGGGGTGATGCACACTGATGGGTAATTAGCAACCCCCAAAGTTGATTTTGTAAAAAAATCGGCACAACAAGGGTGGCTCTGACATGAAATCGTTGCAATAATTGAACGTAACAAGCTGGAATATCAGCTTGTTCGATGTCGGAGATGGCGCTAATTCGCCCTTGACGGTATTGCTCGATGTAATCTTCCCCAAAGCAAGGGTCAGTAATTTCTTGCCCGGAAACGGTGGGTACACTATCAACTACTGCTTCTTTTACTACTATAAAAGAGTCATCGCATTTCAGCCGCCAAATAAATACACGGTCTGCGTGTAATAGCTTTTGCACCTCTGTGACACTAGTTTGAAGAATTTCATCGATTTGTAAAGACTGGCGAATTTTGAGAGTGATATCAGCGAATAATTGCGATCGCCTGTTTTGGCGTTGTAATTCTGCGTGTGCTTGCTTGCGCTTGGTAATATCCATGTCTACACCAGACATTCGCACAGCCACGCCAGAAGCGTCGTGAAATACTACTCCTTTACTGGCTAGCCAGCGAATGCTACCATCGCCTAAAACAACTCGAAATTCAATATCAAAGTCTGTTCCTTCCTGAATTACCTGCTGAATCACACTGTTAACGAAATTGCGTTCTTGCAGATGAATGCAGTTAATTAAAGCTTCATAAGTGCCATCGAAAGAGGGTGTTTCGATACCGTAAAGCGCTTCTAGGTTATCTGAGTAAGTAATTTTGTGGGTTTGGAGATCCCAGTTCCAGATCCCCATGTGGGCTGCTGACAATGCCATCCTCAGTTGTGCTTCTTGGAGTTTAGCTTGTTCAGTTTGCTGTCGCAACTTCTGCATTGTGCGATTAGCTGCCACAAGACGGCGTACTCTTTGAGACAATACTGGCCAATGAATTGGTTTGGTAATAAAATCAGTTGCACCCACAGCAAAAGCTTGTTCTACAGATGCTTGATCATAAAGAGCCGTAATCATTAATACAGGTATACTTTCACCATCAGAGAGTGCTTGCAATTTAGCACAACAGGTAAACCCATCCATGATGGGCATGAGAGCATCCAGCAGTACAATATCTGGGTGTAGGCGAGTGTAGGTATTAAGTGCCTCATAACCGTTACTCGCTTCTATTACCTGATATCCTGCTTCTTGCATGAGAAAGCACAGATGCATCCGCGTCAAATCGTCGTCGTCTACAACTAGAACCAGGGCAGAATCTTGGTTAGTCATTAGTTAAGAGTCAAAAGTCAAGAGTCAAAAGTCAAAAGTCAAAAGTCAAAAGTCAAAAGTCATTTGTACATAGTTTAAATGGTTTTTGACTGACAACTGACCACTGACAACTGACCACTGACAACTGACCACTGACCACTGACAACTGACAACTCACAACTGACAACTGACCACTGACAACTGACCACTGACAACTGACAACTGACCACTGACTATTTGTGAAGAATTGTATGCAAAACTCTCAATAATTGCTGTAGTGTGAAAGGTTTGGGTAAAAAGGCTGTGTGCATAGATGCTTTCGCGATCGCATACTGGTCGCCTGTTACTAGTCCGCTGACAGCAATTATGGAAAGTTGCGGGTTCATATTCTGCAATGTGCTAATAATGGTTGCTCCATCTATATCTGGCATCACCATATCAATAATCACGGCAATAATTTTATCTTGATGTTGGGTGTAAAGTGCGATCGCTTCGGTACCATCACTAGCACTCATGGTTTTGTAATTATATTTTTCTAAAGAGGTAGTGGTAATCTCTCGAATCGCTGCTTCGTCATCAACTACTAAAATCCATTCTCCGTCACCGACTGGCATTTCTATATTTTCTAATGTCTGGATTACATCTGTATTCTGGGCTGGTAGATATACTTGAAAGGTTGTGCCTTTGCTTACTTTGCTTGTGACGGTGATAAATCCACCATGTGCTTTCACAATTCCTAGGACTGTTGATAGACCCAACCCTGTACCATTACTCAATTGTTTTGTGGTGAAAAATGGTTCAAAAATTCTATCTAATAATTCACTCTCGATGCCTAATCCTGTATCAGTTATTGTGAGAACTATGTAATTACCAACTTGGGCATCTAGATGCATGATTGCATAGTTTTGATCAATAAAAATATTCTCGGCGGTGATTGTGAGTTTTCCACCTTTTGGCATAGCGTCACGAGCATTCAGACATAAATTCATCAGTACCTGATGCAGTTGGGTACTATCAGCACGTACAGGTAACAAGTCTGGCTGAATTTCTGTGGCGATCGCAATTGATTTGGGAAATGTTTGTTGGAGAGTTTGCTGCATTTCTAAAATCAAATGCTTGACTTGAATTATGCTGCCAAGAGGTGTCGTACCTTGTCCAGTGACATCGCTTTCAATTCCCCGCACAAAGGTTAGCACTTGTTTAACTAAATTAGCACCACGTTTGGCGTTGCTTTCTACGATTGATAGTATTTGCTGAGTGCTGGGATCGCTGCATTTGTTTTTCAGCAGTTGTACTGACATCATAATTGGTGACAACACATTATTTAAATCGTGAGCAATGCCACTAGCAAGAGTGCCAATACTCTCAATGCGTTGCGCTCGTAAAAATTGCTTTTCTAGTTGTTTCTTTTGGGTAATATCTGTGTCTACAACTAAAATTGATTTAGTTGGCGAGTGTTCATCATGTATTAATGTCCAGCGACTTGCGACTGTGATTTCTTGACCAGATTTGCTAATTTTTTGCAATTCTCCTTGCCAAGAACCATCTTTTAAAACAGTGTTGTAGATTTCTTGGTGCTGGGGCAAATATTCGCTGTACAACAGCTGATTAGCATTTTGATTGATAGCTTCAACTTTATTCCAACCGTAAAGAGTTTCGGCGGTTTTATTCCAATATAAAATCTTGTGAGACAAATCTTGTACGATAATTGCATCTGTAGTGATATCCAGCAATGCGGCTTGTTCTTTGATTTGTTGTTCTGCTTGCTGGCGTTGAGTGATATCTTCAACTATGTAGGCAAATTGCGATCGCTGGCTGGAACTAGGGATCGCTCTGACTGTTGCCAAGAGCCATATTTTACCTTGGGAAGTATCGTAAGAATATTCAAACTTTACGGGTAATTGGGTACATTCTGCTTGACGAAAGTAATGAATCCACTCAGTTACATGCTGGTGTGTCGCACCCATTTCTCGTGCGAGGCGATTTTGCATTGCTTCTGGGGTGAG
Above is a window of Nostoc sp. UHCC 0702 DNA encoding:
- the pyrR gene encoding bifunctional pyr operon transcriptional regulator/uracil phosphoribosyltransferase PyrR; the encoded protein is MATKVVEILSSEDLRRTVNRLASQIVERTRDLSQLVFLGIYTRGVLLAELLARQIEMLEGVTVAVGALDITFYRDDLDQIGLRTPAKTDIPFDLTGKTVVLVDDVIFKGRTIRAALNAVTEYGRPEVIRLAVLVDRGHRELPIHPDFIGKLLPTAKEEVVKVYLQDWDGRDAVELIGD
- a CDS encoding nuclear transport factor 2 family protein codes for the protein MTSEVLATNTAFYRAFEKKDIEAMSAVWSQGTGSCCIHPGRNVLRGWKDIRISWEQIFKSTAYIEINTEIIATEVNDNLAYVVLRENLLQVVNGRRLEAQSIATNVFQLLGGKWYLVHHHGSPVMR
- a CDS encoding response regulator, with protein sequence MNYNRIRVLLVDDDEDDYVLTSHWFGEFQVANCELSWVDNYAAAKAAMAAPTSATNALHNHDIYLVDYRLGVYNGLELLREAIADGCSAPIILLTGQGDREIDLEAMKAGAADYLEKSQLTAPLLERSIRYAIERKQTEQKIREQAALLDVATDAIFVRDLDDQILFWNKAAERLYGCKQEEAIGKKTQELWHDNNLSHLQEALQILMKNGSWQGELHQKIKSGKEIIVESRWTLVQEFGKKPQSILVVNTDITQKKQLETQFLRAQRLESIGTLASGIAHDLNNILAPILMTAQLLETQIPDERSRRLLPILITNTKRGANLVKQVLSFTRGVEGERTLLQLKHLIIEIQQIIKETFPKSIEVSSKISSNLGTVFGDVTQLHQVLMNLCVNARDAMPNGGKLKISAENLLIDENYAKMNLDAQVGPYIVINVSDTGIGIRPDILDRIFEPFFTTKELGKGTGLGLYTVLGLVKGHGGFINVYSEEGRGSQFKVYLPAQETTETVEETEEELPQGNGELILVVDDEAAILDITKTSLENHNYKAITASDGIEAIALYAEHRHEISLVLTDMVMPSMDGITTIRTLRKINPDVKIIAVSGLATSDKVNAAYDVGIKAFLSKPYTTNQLLQTINTVTNRNSC
- a CDS encoding response regulator translates to MKDRQTSVTILMADDDDDDSMLVGEALAESQLPIELHIVRNGEELLDYLYNRGQYTDTKIAPRPGLILLDLHMPKKQGLEVLKDIKTDPYLRRIPVVVLTTSGAEEDIYHTYDLGANSFIIKPVTFTSLVEMMTAIGKYWFEIVELPLDAVGGRNELQPNQSSSS
- a CDS encoding response regulator, with protein sequence MTNQDSALVLVVDDDDLTRMHLCFLMQEAGYQVIEASNGYEALNTYTRLHPDIVLLDALMPIMDGFTCCAKLQALSDGESIPVLMITALYDQASVEQAFAVGATDFITKPIHWPVLSQRVRRLVAANRTMQKLRQQTEQAKLQEAQLRMALSAAHMGIWNWDLQTHKITYSDNLEALYGIETPSFDGTYEALINCIHLQERNFVNSVIQQVIQEGTDFDIEFRVVLGDGSIRWLASKGVVFHDASGVAVRMSGVDMDITKRKQAHAELQRQNRRSQLFADITLKIRQSLQIDEILQTSVTEVQKLLHADRVFIWRLKCDDSFIVVKEAVVDSVPTVSGQEITDPCFGEDYIEQYRQGRISAISDIEQADIPACYVQLLQRFHVRATLVVPIFLQNQLWGLLITHQCASPREWTNWEIQLLRQLADQIGIALAQSLILEKETRQRQELARSNQELQQFAFIASHDLQEPLRKIKTFGERLKTTCSDSINEQGHDYLERMQNAALRMQSLIEDLLTLSRVTTRAQPFVSVNLAETVQEVLSDLELRIQQSKGRVELGDLPTIKADPVQMRQLLQNLIGNALKFHRQEVPPIVKISGQFLNNQSDKVSVNSEMCEIIVEDNGIGFEEKYIARIFNIFQRLHPRQEYEGTGIGLAICRKIAERHHGSITAQSKPQQGAKFIVKLAVNSHN
- a CDS encoding PAS domain S-box protein; translated protein: MQSSVCNHEAARLEALHRYNILDTPPEQAFDDLVSLAAQICDTPIALINLIDANRQWFKAKVGLDMQEMPINISLCRFCIQQTDTLIIPNTLADEQFATEVVVTSSPYVRFYAGVPLIVPGGEVIGTLCVIDTVPRQISEKQVEALRSLCRLVLKQLEIRRNLGELASIKTEYQHTQKALHQSESILHSFFNSAPMMMGIVELVDNDILHITDNLATAKFFGLTPEAMQNRLAREMGATHQHVTEWIHYFRQAECTQLPVKFEYSYDTSQGKIWLLATVRAIPSSSQRSQFAYIVEDITQRQQAEQQIKEQAALLDITTDAIIVQDLSHKILYWNKTAETLYGWNKVEAINQNANQLLYSEYLPQHQEIYNTVLKDGSWQGELQKISKSGQEITVASRWTLIHDEHSPTKSILVVDTDITQKKQLEKQFLRAQRIESIGTLASGIAHDLNNVLSPIMMSVQLLKNKCSDPSTQQILSIVESNAKRGANLVKQVLTFVRGIESDVTGQGTTPLGSIIQVKHLILEMQQTLQQTFPKSIAIATEIQPDLLPVRADSTQLHQVLMNLCLNARDAMPKGGKLTITAENIFIDQNYAIMHLDAQVGNYIVLTITDTGLGIESELLDRIFEPFFTTKQLSNGTGLGLSTVLGIVKAHGGFITVTSKVSKGTTFQVYLPAQNTDVIQTLENIEMPVGDGEWILVVDDEAAIREITTTSLEKYNYKTMSASDGTEAIALYTQHQDKIIAVIIDMVMPDIDGATIISTLQNMNPQLSIIAVSGLVTGDQYAIAKASMHTAFLPKPFTLQQLLRVLHTILHK